The proteins below are encoded in one region of Aequorivita iocasae:
- a CDS encoding T9SS type A sorting domain-containing protein — MKNILLFLLVITPNIIFAQINGYQSRSIQGFEVYVLEEALNNHPQETNEAIDLLTTKLAEIVDFGLKEEILEELRLVKIFMDWNTTNGSAVYHPYLQWLIDNGYIVEKWKSIEISNINNFINWTELNQPFMVMHEMAHAYHHRVLGFTYAPILQAYNSAMQSGLYDSVLYHAGNGVYYYREAYAATNEMEYFAELTEAYLGENDFYPFIREELETHDPVAYAILVGIWQFEQLGVEDNKYTDVVLYPNPTDGLITLKWNNTWRAKTLKIITLEGKVLLEQDTNATGDTTLNIANLAAGMYVLVLDNLKTYKIVKAH; from the coding sequence ATGAAAAATATACTACTCTTTTTACTTGTAATCACCCCCAATATAATCTTTGCCCAAATAAACGGCTATCAATCCCGGAGCATACAAGGCTTTGAGGTATATGTGCTAGAAGAGGCCCTAAATAACCACCCACAGGAGACCAATGAGGCTATTGATTTATTGACTACAAAACTGGCAGAGATTGTTGATTTTGGGTTAAAAGAAGAAATACTGGAAGAACTACGCTTGGTAAAAATTTTCATGGATTGGAACACGACCAATGGTTCCGCCGTCTATCACCCGTACCTACAATGGTTGATAGACAATGGCTACATAGTGGAAAAATGGAAATCCATTGAAATATCCAATATCAACAATTTTATTAATTGGACGGAATTAAACCAACCCTTTATGGTCATGCACGAAATGGCACATGCCTATCATCACCGGGTGTTGGGCTTTACCTATGCACCCATACTACAGGCGTACAACAGTGCCATGCAAAGTGGCCTTTACGATTCCGTGCTGTATCATGCCGGGAACGGCGTATACTATTATCGCGAGGCATATGCCGCAACAAATGAAATGGAATACTTTGCGGAACTGACAGAGGCCTATTTGGGTGAGAATGATTTTTATCCCTTTATCCGTGAGGAATTGGAAACGCATGACCCTGTGGCCTATGCTATTTTGGTAGGCATTTGGCAGTTTGAACAATTGGGAGTTGAAGACAACAAATATACCGATGTTGTACTGTATCCTAATCCTACCGATGGGCTTATAACCTTAAAATGGAACAACACATGGAGGGCAAAAACATTAAAAATCATCACCCTGGAAGGGAAGGTTTTACTGGAGCAGGACACAAACGCGACGGGCGATACCACGCTTAACATTGCTAACTTGGCTGCCGGAATGTATGTGCTCGTGTTGGATAATCTAAAGACCTATAAAATAGTGAAGGCACATTAA